CGCGGGTCAGAACATGAGGAAAACCGTGAGGTCCCGGGCGTTTTCGGGCTACCGCAACCGGCGCCGCAGCGTCGTCGCGGCGGCGGCCGCACCCGCGAGCGCACCGGTGCCGGCGGCGGCCATCAGCCCGACCCGCGCGGCCTTCCGGCCGGTGCGGTAGTCGCGGATCCGCCAGCCCTGCGCCCGCGCGTGGTCGCGCAGCCGGGAGTCGGGGTTGATCGCGCACGGGTCGCCGACCAGCGAGAGCATCGGCAGGTCGTTGAAGGAGTCGGAGTACGCCGAGCAGCGCTCCAGGTCGAGCCCCTCGCGCTCGGCGAGGGCGCGGATCGCCTCGGCCTTGGCCGGTCCGTGCAGCAGGTCGCCGACCAGCCGCCCGGTGTAGACGCCGTCGACGTGCTCGGCGACGGTGCCCATCGCGCCGGTGAGCCCGAGGCGGCGGGCGATGATCCGGGCGATCTCGATCGGGGCGGCGGTCACCAGCCACACGCGCTGACCCTGGTCGATGTGGAGCTGGGCGAGCGCTCGGGTGCCGGGCCAGATGCGCTCGGCCATCACCTCGTCGAAGATCTCCTCGCCCAGCTCCTCGAGCTCGGCGACGGTGTGACCGGCGATGAACGCCAGCGCGGACGCGCGGCTGGCCTCGATGTGCTCGGGGTCCTCGACCCCGACGAAGCGGAAGTACGCCTGCTTCCACGCCGCACCCAGGATCTCGCGCGTCGTGAAGAAGTCGCGCCGGTGCAGTCCGCGGGCGAGGTGGAAGATCGAGGCGCCCTGCATGACGGTGTTGTCGACGTCGAAGAACGCCGCAGCCGTGGGATCCGGCGCCACCGACAGCGCGGACTCCACCTCGGCGGCAGCAGCCGCCGCCTGCCCCGCCAGCGTCGAGCGCCGGCGCAGGTTGGGGGTCCGGTGGGGGTGCACGCCGTCAGACTAGAGCCCGCACCCGGGACGTCGTACGAATCCGGAGATATAGCCCGGCGGACGTATGACGCTCCCGCGGGGCGTCATGCGCTCCGGGAGCTATAGCCCCGCTGACGTGTGACGTCCAGGGCGGGGGGCGCCTGTGCCAGACTCGCTCCATGGCCGCGAACCTCGCCGCGCTCCTCACCGCCGCGGTCGAGCGCGCGCCCGACGCCACCGCCCTCCTCGACGCCGACACCGGCCAGGAGACGACCTGGGCCGAGCTGGCCGACGCGGTGGGACGCCACGCGCGCGGGCTCGGCGAGGCCGGGCTGGTCGCGGGCCACCGGGTCGCGCTGTGCCTGGGCAACACCCCCGACTTCGTCACCGCCTACCTCGCGGTGCTGCGTGCCGGCATGGTCGCGGTCCCGCTCAACCCGCGGGCGACCCCGACCGAGATCGGCACGATGGTCGCCGACAGCGGTGCGCGCCTGGTCGTCGCTGAGGCCGCGACCGCCCCCGCCGTACGCGAGGCCGTGGCGGGCTACGGCGAGGCGATCGCCGACGGTGACGGGCGGCTGCGCGACGGTGCCGTCGCCCCGGTGGTCGCGCTCGTCGACACCGAGCCCGACCCGACGGCCGGGGCGGGCGAGTGCAGCTGGGCCGGGTTCGCCTCCGACGAGCCACTGACCGATCCGCCGCCGCGCGACCCCGAGACGCTGGCGGTGCTGCTCTACACGAGCGGGACGTCGGGACGCCCACGGGGCGCGATGCTGTCGCACCGCGCCCTGCTGGCCAACCTCGAGCAGGCAGCCGCCGTGGAGCCACGGCTCATCACCCCCGACGACCGTGTCCTCGGCGTACTCCCGCTGTTCCACATCTACGGGCTCAACGCCGTCCTGGGCGGCGTGCTGCGCGAGGCCGCCACCGTCGTCCTGGTGCGCCAGTTCGAGCCAGACGCATGCCTCGACGTGATCGCGCGGCACGGGGTCACCGTCCTGCCCGTCGCGCCGCCGGTCTTCGGCTACTGGCGTCGGCTCGACCGGGTCGCGGAGCGGCTGAGCGGCGTACGCCTCGTGCTGTCGGGCTCCGCGCCGCTCGCGCCCGAGGTGATGGCGGAGTTCGAGGAGCGGACCGGCCTGCCCGTCCACCAGGGCTACGGCCTGACCGAGGCCGCACCGGTGGTCACCTCGACCCGCGTCACGCCCGAGCGGCCCCCGGCGCATGCCGTCGGC
The nucleotide sequence above comes from Nocardioides massiliensis. Encoded proteins:
- a CDS encoding HAD family hydrolase, with the translated sequence MHPHRTPNLRRRSTLAGQAAAAAAEVESALSVAPDPTAAAFFDVDNTVMQGASIFHLARGLHRRDFFTTREILGAAWKQAYFRFVGVEDPEHIEASRASALAFIAGHTVAELEELGEEIFDEVMAERIWPGTRALAQLHIDQGQRVWLVTAAPIEIARIIARRLGLTGAMGTVAEHVDGVYTGRLVGDLLHGPAKAEAIRALAEREGLDLERCSAYSDSFNDLPMLSLVGDPCAINPDSRLRDHARAQGWRIRDYRTGRKAARVGLMAAAGTGALAGAAAAATTLRRRLR
- a CDS encoding AMP-binding protein, whose translation is MAANLAALLTAAVERAPDATALLDADTGQETTWAELADAVGRHARGLGEAGLVAGHRVALCLGNTPDFVTAYLAVLRAGMVAVPLNPRATPTEIGTMVADSGARLVVAEAATAPAVREAVAGYGEAIADGDGRLRDGAVAPVVALVDTEPDPTAGAGECSWAGFASDEPLTDPPPRDPETLAVLLYTSGTSGRPRGAMLSHRALLANLEQAAAVEPRLITPDDRVLGVLPLFHIYGLNAVLGGVLREAATVVLVRQFEPDACLDVIARHGVTVLPVAPPVFGYWRRLDRVAERLSGVRLVLSGSAPLAPEVMAEFEERTGLPVHQGYGLTEAAPVVTSTRVTPERPPAHAVGAPLPGVEISLREETGEAPVPGDPGEILVRGDNLFSGYWPDGADGPDAECWWATGDVGYLDPDGVLYLVDRLKELVIVSGFNVYPSEVEDVLTEVDGVAEAAVLGVPDEETGEAVRAYLRLDDGRDADEVLAAARAYAEQRLARFKQPHAYDVVAELPRTATGKIAKGRLRAAIRRQQLDLLA